The genomic segment AACCTAGAATGGGGCGTACGCGATGATCCCGACCGCTGTCGGGCGTTGGGTCTCTTCATTCTGGGTTCCTGCAATCGTAACGATTGCCTGGCTTACGATCCCCACTACATCTATATGAACGCTCCCGCCGGGGATTACTGGATTATCGTGGACGGTCGCGACAACTCGACGATCGCGTATACTCTGACGATTCACTGCGGAGACAATCCGCTGCCCGTCGAGCTGACCTCCTTCGATGCGGTGAGCGAAGAAAACGGCGTACACCTGCGCTGGACCGTTGCCAGCGAGCTCGACAATGACGGTTTCGAGATTCAGCGTTCGAACGCCGACAGCGAGGATTGGGTCATCATCGGTTATGTTCGCGGCCGGGGCACGGTGTCCAGCAGCGCCACCTACAACTTCGTGGACGTGGACGTGGTTGCTTCCAGGTCCTACACGTATCGCTTGCTGTCGGTGGGCGTTAACGGCGAACAAGAGACGCTTGGTCTTGTTTCCGCGACTTACACTTCGGCCGAGCCAAGTGTTGCCTCGGAATTCCGGTTCCTCGGCAATTATCCGAATCCTTTCAATCCAAGCACCTTGCTGCGGTTCGAAACGGCCGAGGCGAGCGAGATCGCCATAGAGGTCTTTGACGTGCAGGGAAGACTCGTGAGCCGGCTGTTGTCGGGGGTTGTTGCGGCCGGAGTACATGAAGTGTCTTTCCATGCGGATGGACTTCCGTCCGGGCTCTATCTGGCCAGATTGCGCGCGGGTTCAAACTCTGACCTTCTGAAAATGATTCTCCTGAAATAAGATGGCCGATTCCACCGACCGGAACGCAACGCGCGAGGCTGGACAGTCTCGCGCGTTGCGTATTCGTTGAGTGCCGGTCGTTGCGGCTTCATGACCAGTCCTTCGGCTTGAACGAGATTCTGACATCGGGCCGAAGAAAATACAGGATGACCTCTGCGACTTCTTCGCCGGTGACGGAAGACAGCGCCTGGGCATATGCGATGAGCTGATGTTGGTAGTGTTTCGCGCGCACAGTGCATTCGAAAGGCGAAACTGCATCCGTCTTGAAGTCCACAATGATCCATCCGTCATCCTCGCGGAATGCGAGATCACTGGTTCCTTCGATGATTCGATCATTCAGGCAGGCGGAGAAGGTAAGCTCGCGTACGCAGCGGCGTGCATGGGGCAGTCGAGACGTAAACAGGTCTGAGGCGAGCGCTCGGCGGACCAGCTCCGCTCCTGTGGCTCGATCCGGCGCCGAAACAGAGAACTCTTCGGCCGTCCCCGAGATGAGCTCGTCGAGGTCTTCGCCGCCGGGCAAGGCAACCCGTTCCAGGAGACGGTGGACGAATAATCCGAATTGTGCTACGTCGGTTTCGGCGATTCTCGCGCTCGTATTTTGTGCCGGCACCCGTACCGGCGCATGTGCACTGGGACGAATGAATGTGCCGGTATGATCCAGCAAATTAACCGCGACTCTTTGACGCGTTGTCCATATTTGCCGATGCTTACGGGCCGCAGTCGCGACGGATTCCTCGATCCCGACCAGTTCGATCACAAGACTTTCCTGCACAGAGACCGAAAGATCGAGCGAACTCGTGTCAATAACGGTGAATCCATCATTGGATGTTTCCAACTCAGTCGTAGGTGCCGTTGGATAGCGGGACGCCAGCACGTCGTGCAGCCAGCGTGGCGAACTGCGTGCCTCCGGCGATATCCAACCGAGCGGCAAGACCAGCAGGTCGCGGGCCCGTGTCATGGCTACGTAGAGTTGTCGCAAGGATTCGTTACGCTGACGATCGGAGTCATCGTCCGCGGCAACGACGTAGCCGGTTGTCTCTCCGGCCGGAATGCGAAGCTCGATGGATTTGCGGGTGCGATCTATCACTACGGGAGAACGGTTCTTTGTAAAATCATGGCGGAGATGAAACA from the bacterium genome contains:
- a CDS encoding T9SS type A sorting domain-containing protein, encoding NLEWGVRDDPDRCRALGLFILGSCNRNDCLAYDPHYIYMNAPAGDYWIIVDGRDNSTIAYTLTIHCGDNPLPVELTSFDAVSEENGVHLRWTVASELDNDGFEIQRSNADSEDWVIIGYVRGRGTVSSSATYNFVDVDVVASRSYTYRLLSVGVNGEQETLGLVSATYTSAEPSVASEFRFLGNYPNPFNPSTLLRFETAEASEIAIEVFDVQGRLVSRLLSGVVAAGVHEVSFHADGLPSGLYLARLRAGSNSDLLKMILLK